GAACatcctcaactacaacctgcacagaaatcaacccaatctaTACTACACAGTTTATATAGAACATAGATCAacaatagctcattaacatcaCCAAATAAGTCATATAAGTATCAAATATATCAATTACAATGATACAAAAGGCATACACACAATTTCACgatgataaataaaatacaatgcaatgcaatgtgatATCACGTAAAGTGATCCTTGTCTATCCTTCTGATACACATCCGATGTATAATAGACCAAATCCATGGGGGAGCACAAGGACCTTGTATCCATCAGAACCATTTCCCATCGGTATCGTCATCATTCCCCGAAACCATTTCCCATCAGCATCACCAGAACCATTTGCTATCGGCATTAGTATCGATCGCTGAAACCATTTCCCATTGACATAAATATCAATCATCGAAACCATTTCCCATCCGCATAGTCATCAATCGGGTCTCACCATAGTGTTCCAAAGCCAATGCTATTAAGCATGTTCACACAAACAGTTAGAGAATGATAGTCTCCACGGTCACAACACAATTCATATGAATTCAATTCATGTTACACTATCAATAGGATATCACCATCAACAGttacatcattcacatcataaTAAGTCATCAAGTCTCTAATTTGTTACCCCTTTTTATCACAAATATTGATCAATCAGTGAGCAAGTATTTTTCAAGTCATTTTCCATAATCAACAATGCTCAAATGACAATTTCATCAAGTCCACAATCACATTTAGGCTACCATAgtatttcatcaagttcatgtcAAGAGGTTCACATTTCCGATTACAATCATAGCACACATAGCTTTTTATTAACCCCATCTTTTATTAAGCACTATTCACATGATTATCATCCCATACCTTGTTcacattactccccaacacatataTGAAAGCAAGTTCAAGTATTCTACAAGATTTACGGGGTCTTAGAAGTTTGCTTGCCTTAGTTAATAACTAATCAATCACTAACTTGAGTCTTCCACTTCCAAATAGAGTTCAAAATaccacaatctattcaaataatgatttacAATCAAATTATGGAActaaaaaaataccaaaatcaTTAAATTTGGGTAAATAAGTTAAAATGGCTCAAAAATCTATTTCCAAAAGCAAGGTTTAAATCCagaaatttttggatgaaaatgatcCTCAATGCATATGGACTCATTACTAAAAACAGTTCAAAATGGAGTCCAAAACAGCCCATAATCACCATTTAAACaaatttgaagttcttgaagaaatttCCAAAATTTGGCTTCCAAAATCCTTCATTCAAAGtcaaaaacatgatataaacgaTGGATAATGTAGAATTTAGGTTAAGAATACTAACCCAATGAAATCACCATGAATAATAACTTGAAATCACTTTCTACCGATTACCCAAATtcaaaatggtgaaaatgaACTAAAATCCTATCTAAACACTCTTAGCTGTCACTTATGCAACATAGGGGTCGCTTTCACGACTGTCGTTTTGCAACCCTGATTCACTTAATCAAACCATGCTTAAGTGGTTTCTGTCTCAAAGAGGGATTCTCTTTAGTAACAATCCCTTCAATAAAGCAAAATCTGCACTAGACACCAACAAAAATCCAAAACACACAAGTCATAAAGTTTTCTAAATGACCCTCAGGATTCGTTAGAAATTTCATGCagacaaaccatatatgctagcatactaaattcgatattttggacataatgaaataattataatttgaatcgAGGTCTTTGTGATGCGAAATCCAAAAAATCTCAACCAAACAAAATTTAGGCCCTCAAAATATTGAATACAACTCGTGACctttaaaaattcaaccaagaccacTCGTAGGCTTAAAATCATTCTCAAATTCAATGGAGTTGTCAGAATTCAATTGCGAGCATTCGAATTCTAAATGTTCACTAGGAATGGCAATGGGGCAGGGTGGGGTTGGTTCGGGGCGGGTTTAGAACTAGGCGGGCGGGGCATGTTTAGATTTATGCGGGGTGGGTTGAAGTAACTATTATCCAAATTAATGCGGGGCGAGGCGGGTTGCTGGTTTATGAGGGTTTAAGGTATCAAATAGGAATTAGAAGAAAGTAAAATCTTTGTAATTATAAAAATCAAAGTtataaactttttatattaaactttgacttttattttaacttcttcttttttttaaaaaaaaattaaactagacAAATATTAATTAGAGTTAATTAGCGATTAAGTAACAATTATTGAAATATTAactagaaataattaattagttgttgAGATGTTAATAaacgaaaaatgaaaaaaaaatataaattttattttttcatattaaactcaattaaaaaagaaaaacacataaaaatttatGTCAGGCGGGTCTATATGGGTCGTGGCAGGACGGGGCGGGGCCGGttgaaaatggaaaaaaatgttATGCGGGTCGGGGCTGAGCGGTTTAAAAAATTTAAGGGTTGAGTTCAACCCGCCCTGCCCCGCCCCATTGTCATCcctaatgttgaccaaagtcaaatctaaactcaaaaactcaatctCTTCCAACTTATAACCTAAAATCCTCAATATTACTCCAAATCTGATCCCGTTAACCctcctagaccaaattcaaCCTTTCGAAGCAAATGGAATTGACGAAATTTTATTCCGAGACTAAAACTCTAAATGACACTATATACCACTATTTGATAACTTAAGCCTTAAAAACTCAAATCTTTccaaaaatcttaacttttaaGAGAATTTCACAAAACCAACTTTGAACACTAATCAAACATGACTCGGGAAAACTATCAGGAGGAgcaaaatggttattttacaaaaataaccaaaaaagaCCATCAGGTTCATTACATTCACGTATGTGGAACTACTTCTGTGATCGTGGAGCTCAAGTTAAATTGTCTCAATAAATGCGGAGGGCCTCCGATGAATGCAAAGCACAACATGGCCAGACCTCCACGAACGCAGCCAAGAGACCACAATTGCGGATAACATATTTCAACTGGTCCAGCAGTTGAACATCAGCACTCCCAAGGATGAAATTTTCCCCATCGGAGGCTCCAAACTCGTTCAGAACCCCGTTGACACAAAAAAAACTATGCTACCCTATTGAAAAtgacatttcagactcaataaaATTGACAAAATGAGAAACAGAGCTCGTCTtatcaaaatattgactgaagtaaacaattataaataattaacaCACAATGAAACAAAAGACACAAACTCACCGCAAAAGCCtcaaaaatcaaaccaaaggtCATTATAGACCAAACATGGCATTCCAAAGCTGACCATGctatcaaaattttaatctgaGCACGTtaaccaagaatgttgaccgaaTTAAAACTTTGACCAAATTTTCAAAACTAAAAGAACTAATTGGACAAACTCTAAATGGTAACCACGAATACAACCGATCACCGCTCTACTAAAATGACCCTATTAGAGCTAATGGAACAAAtggaatcatcatgtaatatcATAATCTCTGAATGTTGATTTCACAACTCCGACCCACCATGAATGGAACCCACACTAATCTTTTGGGGGAGAGAACCATTATTACCTCTCAAACTAACAATATTTACAAGATATAAAAGTTTAAAGAAGCAGAAGAAGCTTAAATTAGAGACATAGGGataagttcccataaactcaacaaAACTCTAATCAACGAACTCAAAACATGCGGAAAATTATCTTAGGAACTCAAAGTTgtagtaccaaaactctaaataagCATCTATCTAAGAAAGGGGGTGAAACCCCTAAAAACAAATAAGTAACAATGTTTAAGAGTCATTGTCTTGAAAGAAGAACTAGAATATGGAAGAGCCCATGGTAGCCTGAAAGAGCTGGCTCACCCTCAAGCTCTGACGACTAGTGGTCTTCTAGGCTAAGTCTCTTCACAATCGACTGAGTATTTCTAATACTCAACAAAAATAGAGCAAGTGTAGCATTAGTACATAAAATCAACAACTTACTAGTAGGATCACGTGGCTATCCAATAAGTgagtcatggacaagtaaacccaacatggtaagaacatatatacagaataaaGTTAACcattttcaactcaatcaataCTTAACTAGTTCATAATTTGTTAGTTTCAATATTATAcaatttcacataagggtcctctcatgggacttaCAACACTTATTtatgtgtcgaaatatgacacccgatccaatgtTTGTGTCCAACATGATACCCATTCTAAATGTGTGTCGATACACGACACCCGATCCAAAAGTATGTcaaaaatgtgacacccgatccaaatatacaaaTTAGTCACGATTACAACCAATAATCAACcgttatatcaccaagaacaagttcatcacaaGTCAAGCCAGTTAGTGATTATTCACATGATTCATATCATGCTTCCCtatttatatacacatatgtATACCATTGAGTAATTTAGTAAGTACATAAATAACATATGGGAAGAAAACTATCACTTACCTCGAATTCGAGCTTTGACAACTCTAAAGTGTAGAAGCTTTCCTTTTTCGGGTTCAttcagcttgttcttggtctaaaagtAGTAAATACATACAAAGGATCAAAAATGGTCTAAATaacatgaattataacataattaccAACCTAGTCCAAACCCATGACCTAACCTCCATTCTAGGGCTATTTCCCACCATATATTTTCAGCTAACACCATCCTCCAAGGATCACCCACCATAGATTATGGGTTCTAGGAACCAATTTACAAGTTTAGGCAGTAAATTACTTTCCTTTGGCACAAATTAGGGTGGAAACCAGTAGAAAATTGCCCTAGGTCACCTCTAGTCTTTGAAGAACGAAGtagaatgaataaaatcattatAGGGATTTTTCCCAACTTAATTCCCATTCTATCCTACAATAGCGGGACCATCCCCTCTCTAGCAGAATTATTCCCACTCTATTGGGTTTCACGGAAATTGAAAGCTCAGAACTTGAGCTCCAAACTCTCATTTCACTACATACCCTCAACCTATGGCGTCTTAAATCATACTCTTTATGCGAAATTTAATTTTAGGAGTTTACTCACCCGTATGCAATTTCGTAAAGTCGTAGAGGATCTGTATCGTCATTCCTATATGCTAACTTAATCATATTGTAGATTGTATCCCCCACCTATTACAGggtcaccctagacctcacctgactcagaatttatccaagtctggcctaggcttgaattttttaaagttagtacccaaagttttctggcTCAAATTTCTTCTCCATTGTCCTATCCATAACAATAGGGAACAGATCATTACAATAAATACAAATTTACCCATCACTTGCCCTTGAGTGATCAACTAGGAAAAATAGGGCTAAAATAGAGATAAAGTAATACCTGATTCAGTGAATAGTAGGGGATACCTGTCTCGCATGTCCTTTGCAAtttcccaagtagcttcctctaGTGGATGATGCTTCCATGGACTTTTACCGACTTAATTTCCTTGGTTCTCAGCTTTCGAACATCAATATCTAAGATTGCAATGGATCTTCCTCATACTGAAGATCTTTATCTAACAAAATTGATTCCCATTTGATGATGTAATCCTCATCTTTGTGGTACTTCTTTAGCATGgacacatggaataccgaaTGTAGCCCAGACAAGCTAGATGGCAAGGCTAATCTTTAAGCCACTAGCCCTAGAAGgtcaagaatctcaaaagggccaatatagcaAGAATAAAGCTTTCTCTTTTTACCAAACGTCATTACCCCCTTAATGGGTGACATATTTAGAAGTAATTGCTCACCATCCCAGAATATCATATCCCTCACCTTATGGTTAGCATACTCTTTTTGGAgactctgagctgctagaagcttagtTTGGATGCTCCTTACCTTAACCTGCGCATCCTTTACTACTCCAGCCTCAAATAATCCTATGGGATCCCTATATCCCCTCCTGTAAAGAGCTTCGAATAGTGGCATCTCAATGCtggaatggtaactattattgtaggggAACTCACACAAGGCAAAGAAACTTATTCTAATACCCTGCAAAGTCGATCACAAATACTTTCAACATAACTTCTAGACTTGGATGGTCCTCTCCAACTCTCTATCATCTGtggatgaaaagttgtgctgaaagtgagtttaGTTCCAAATTCATCATGTAAACTTCCCCAAAACTTAGAGGTGAAATGTGTACCACGGTCTAAAATGATTAAAAGGGGCACCACATGgagccttactatctctttcacataaatATTTGCCAATTGTTGTGCATTGTAGTCCATTCTAATCGGAATAAAGTATGCTAACTTTATCAACCtttcaaccaccacccaaatttTCAAAACTAAAAGAACTAATTGGACAAACTCTAAATGGTAACCACGAATACAACCGATCACCGCTCTACTAAAATGACCCTATTAGAGCTAATGGAACAAAtggaatcatcatgtaatatcATAATCTCTGAATGTTGATTTCACAACTCCGACCCACCATGAATGGAACCCACACTAATCTTTTGGGGGAGAGAACCATTATTACCTCTCAAACTAACAATATTTACAAGATATAAAAGTTTAAAGAAGCAGAAGAAGCTTAAATTAGAGACATAGGGataagttcccataaactcaacaaAAATCTAATCAACGAACTCAAAACATGCGGAAAATTATCTTAGGAACTCAAAGTTgtagtaccaaaactctaaataagAATCTATCTAAGAAAGGGGGTGAAACCCCTAAAAACAAATAAGTAACAATGTTTAAGAGTCATTGTCTTGAAAGAAGAACTAGAATATGGAAGAGCCCATGGTAGCCTGAAAGAGCTGGCTCACCCTCAAGCTCTGACGACTAGTGGTCTTCTAGGCTAAGTCTCTTCACAATCGACTGAGTATTTCTAATACTCAACAAAAATAGAGCAAGTGTAGCATTAGTACATAAAATCAACAGCTTACTAGTAGGATCACGTGGCTATCCAATAAGTgagtcatggacaagtaaacccaacatggtaagaacatatatacagaataaaGTTAACcattttcaactcaatcaataCTTAACTAGTTCATAATTTGTTAGTTTCAATATTATAcaatttcacataagggtcctctcatgggacttaCAACACTTATTtatgtgtcgaaatatgacacccgatccaatatttGTGTCCAACATGATACCCATTCTAAATGTGTGTCGATACACGACACCCGATCCAAAAGTATGTcaaaaatgtgacacccgatccaaatatacaaaTTAGTCACGATTACAACCAATAATCAACcgttatatcaccaagaacaggttcatcacaagtCAAGCCAGTTAGTGATTATTCACATGATTCATATCATGCTTTCCtatttatatacacatatgtATACCATTGAGTAATTTAGTAAGTACATAAATAACATATGGGAAGAAAACTATCACTTACCTCGAATTCGAGCTTTGACAACTCTAAAGTGTAAAAGCTTTCCTTTTTCGGGTTCAttcagcttgttcttggtctaaaagtAGTAAATACATACAAAGGATCAAAAATGGTCTAAATaacatgaattataacataattaccAACCTAGTCCAAACCCATGACCTAACCTCCATTCTAGGGCTATTTCCCACCATATATTTTCAGCTAACACCATCCTCCAAGGATCACCCACCATAGATTATAGGTTCTAGGAACCAATTTACAAGTTTAGGCAGTAAATTACTTTCCTTTGGCACAAATTAGGGTGGAAACCAGTAGAAAATTGCCCTAGGTCACCTCTAGTCTTTGAAGAACGAAGtagaatgaataaaatcattatAGGGATTTTTCCCAACTTAATTCCCATTCTATCCTACAATAGCGGGACCATCCCCTCTCTAGCAGAATTATTCCCACTCTATTGGGTTTCACGGAAATTGAAAGCTCAGAACTTGAGCTCCAAACTCTCATTTCACTACATACCCTCAACCTATGGCGTCTTAAATCATACTCTTTATGCGAAATTTAATTTTAGGAGTTTACTCACCCATATGCAATTTCGTAAAGTCGTAGAGGATCTGTATCGTCATTCCTATACGCTAACTTAATCATATTGTAGATTGTATCCCCCACCTATTACAGggtcaccctagacctcacctgactcagaatttatccaagtctggcctaggcttgaattttttaaagttagtacccaaagttttctggcTCAAATTTCTTCCCCATTGTCCTATCCATAACAATAGGGAACAGATCATTACAATAAATACAAATTTACCCATCACTTGCCCTTGAGTGATCAACTAGGAAAAATAGGGCTAAAATAGAGATAAAGTAATACCTGATTCAGTGAATAGTAGGGGATACCTGTCTCGCATGTCCTTTGCAAtttcccaagtagcttcctctaGTGGATGATGCTTCCATGGACTTTTACCGACTTAATTTCCTTGGTTCTCAGCTTTCGAACATCAATATCTAAGATTGCAACGGATCTTCCTCATACTGAAGATCTTTATCTAACAAAATTGATTCCCATTTGATGATGTAATCCTCATCTTTGTGGTACTTCTTTAGCATGgacacatggaataccgaaTGTAGCCCAGACAAGCTAGATGGCAAGGCTAATCTTTAAGCCACTAGCCCTAGAAGgtcaagaatctcaaaagggccaatatagcaAGAATAAAGCTTTCTCTTTTTACCAAACGTCATTACCCCCTTAATGGGTGACATATTTAGAAGTAATTGCTCACCATCCCAGAATATCATATCCCTCACCTTATGGTTAGCATACTCTTTTTGGAgactctgagctgctagaagcttagtTTGGATGCTCCTTACCTTAACCTGCACATCCTTTACTACTCCAGCCTCAAATAATCCTATGGGATCCCTATATCCCCTCCTGTAAAGAGCTTCGAATAGTGGCATCTCAATGCtggaatggtaactattattgtaggggAACTCACACAAGGCAAAGAAACTTATTCTAATACCCTGCAAAGTCGATCACAAATACTTTCAACATAACTTCTAGACTTGGATGGTCCTCTCCAACTCTCTATCATCTGtggatgaaaagttgtgctgaaagtgagtttaGTTCCAAATTCATCATGTAAACTTCCCCAAAACTTAGAGGTGAAATGTGTACCACGGTCTAAAATGATTAAAAGGGGCACCACATGgagccttactatctctttcacataaatATTTGCCAATTGTTGTGCATTGTAGTCCATTCTAATCGGAATAAAGTATGCTAACTTTATCAACCtttcaaccaccacccaaatggaatcatacttccccAAAGTCTTGGGAAGTCCAACCACGATGTCCATGGCTATCATATCCCACTTCCATTTAGGagtgggcattctttgaagcaaacctataggtctttggtgctcatatttcatCTCCTAGCAATCCTGGAACCTAGCTACATACTTGGCTATTGTCGTCTTCATACCCGACCACCAATATCGACTTTTAAAGTCGTGATACATCTTCATCACTCGAGGATAGATAGAGTACCGTGAACCATGTGATTCAAACAACACTTTTTGAATTATTCCATCTACCcagggaacacaaatccttcccatAAAGTTGAGCACCCCACCATTATCAATAACTGCATCTTAGGCCTTTCCCCTCAATACTTTCTCTCTCATCTCATTCAAGTTCATATCCTCAAAATTTTTGTCCTTAATCTCTTCAATTAAGTTATGTCTTAGATCAATGCCGGCCATCATCCAACCCCTTTCTGAGATGCCTAGTCTCATAAATTTAGCCTCTAAGGCTTGAATCTCTCTAACCAAGGGCCACTTGCAGGCTTCTCAAATAGGCTAGAATGCCCATGT
This Solanum dulcamara chromosome 8, daSolDulc1.2, whole genome shotgun sequence DNA region includes the following protein-coding sequences:
- the LOC129899880 gene encoding uncharacterized protein LOC129899880 yields the protein MDIVVGLPKTLGKYDSIWVVVERLIKLAYFIPIRMDYNAQQLANIYVKEIGIRISFFALCEFPYNNSYHSSIEMPLFEALYRRGYRDPIGLFEAGVVKDVQVKVRSIQTKLLAAQSLQKEYANHKGIRISFFALCEFPYNNSYHSSIEMPLFEALYRRGYRDPIGLFEAGVVKDAQVKVRSIQTKLLAAQSLQKEYANHKVRDMIFWDGEQLLLNMSPIKGVMTFGKKRKLYSCYIGPFEILDLLGLVA